Proteins encoded by one window of Chondromyces crocatus:
- a CDS encoding YncE family protein — MRSLYPALLAAPLALTAPSCGQRAPSPASSPSPIAAPLPAPPTAALPDPESHLERDGLAIHFALKPLSADPTRLDPRDEHTAVFTITDAKTGAPIGGLAPLAWMSRRDGPPPDDTACREKIKSYRAGLLSTTPDVDMNTHLLWTLNDDSSLSVINPQVAFSKTKLQRVVSLAGRGAAFAMHPEGDTVYVTLPAARSVAFVDARRGLVTTNVPVGDTPTQVVVAPDGRTVWIGNDGDDTVSVLDARSGVPLSTLRVGRGHHEIVFANRQRDAWIISRDAERAVVVDTADLEVLREVEIGAGATSISASDTASAVYVANPARGEMLLLDVEHRTLAGRIPLRPGVATVQFEPRGRFAFALNPEADELTILDGATGQPRHTLSHLARPDVVAFTPTFAYVRSLDANRVSLLDLAALERPDTPAVVDVQIGQRAPREARDAAQGAPIVALPEGNGAIIGSPGDKALYYYVEGMMAPLGTLLNHGRAPRSVLLEDRSLHEKRPGVYETTVRVGSEGMHDVALLLGSRRLAACLDAKVEPSLGTPATPPPGVTFEPLFDTSAEAEVGAPVTLRFRATPTTTGGASAAPLDPAHLDALIFRFPSGFRWSGAPQAEGDGAFSVTFTPTHAGEYRLMVGVDARGAPMGTLPWAKIKARPRRDVAVEESASR; from the coding sequence GTGAGGTCGCTCTACCCTGCCCTCCTCGCGGCCCCGCTCGCGCTCACCGCCCCCTCGTGCGGGCAGCGTGCCCCGTCGCCCGCATCCTCCCCCTCGCCCATCGCGGCGCCCCTCCCTGCACCTCCGACAGCGGCCCTTCCCGACCCCGAGAGTCACCTCGAGCGCGATGGCCTCGCCATCCACTTCGCCCTGAAGCCGCTGTCCGCCGACCCGACCCGCCTCGACCCCCGCGACGAGCACACCGCCGTCTTCACCATCACCGACGCCAAGACCGGCGCGCCCATCGGCGGCCTCGCGCCCCTCGCCTGGATGTCGCGCCGCGACGGCCCTCCGCCCGACGACACCGCCTGCCGCGAGAAGATCAAGAGCTACCGCGCCGGTCTCCTGTCCACCACGCCCGACGTGGACATGAACACCCACCTGCTCTGGACGCTGAACGACGACAGCTCCCTCTCGGTGATCAACCCGCAGGTCGCGTTCAGCAAGACCAAGCTCCAGCGGGTGGTCAGCCTCGCCGGACGCGGCGCCGCCTTCGCCATGCACCCGGAGGGCGACACCGTGTACGTCACGCTTCCCGCGGCCCGCAGCGTTGCCTTCGTCGACGCCCGACGCGGCCTGGTCACGACCAACGTCCCCGTCGGCGACACCCCCACCCAGGTCGTGGTGGCCCCCGACGGACGCACCGTCTGGATCGGCAACGACGGCGACGACACCGTCAGCGTGCTCGACGCCCGATCGGGCGTCCCGCTGTCCACCTTGCGCGTGGGCCGAGGGCACCACGAGATCGTCTTCGCCAACCGCCAGCGCGACGCCTGGATCATCAGCCGCGACGCCGAGCGCGCCGTCGTCGTCGACACGGCAGACCTCGAGGTGCTCCGCGAGGTCGAGATCGGTGCGGGCGCGACCTCGATTTCGGCGAGCGACACCGCCAGCGCGGTGTACGTGGCCAACCCGGCGCGCGGCGAGATGCTGCTCCTCGACGTCGAGCACCGCACCCTGGCCGGACGCATCCCCCTTCGCCCCGGCGTCGCCACCGTGCAGTTCGAGCCTCGGGGCCGCTTCGCCTTCGCCCTCAACCCCGAGGCCGACGAGCTGACCATCCTCGACGGCGCCACCGGCCAGCCCCGCCACACCTTGAGCCATCTGGCGAGGCCCGACGTCGTCGCGTTCACCCCCACCTTCGCCTACGTGAGGAGCCTCGACGCGAACCGCGTGTCGCTGCTCGATCTCGCCGCGCTGGAGCGCCCCGACACCCCCGCCGTGGTCGACGTGCAGATCGGCCAGCGGGCTCCCCGTGAAGCGAGGGACGCCGCCCAGGGCGCGCCGATCGTCGCCCTGCCCGAAGGGAACGGCGCGATCATCGGGAGCCCCGGTGACAAGGCCCTCTACTACTACGTCGAGGGGATGATGGCGCCGCTCGGCACCCTCCTGAACCACGGGCGCGCACCACGCTCCGTCCTTCTGGAGGACCGCTCACTCCACGAGAAGCGCCCCGGTGTCTACGAGACCACGGTGCGCGTGGGCAGCGAGGGGATGCACGACGTGGCCCTCCTCCTCGGCAGCCGCCGCCTCGCCGCCTGCCTCGACGCCAAGGTAGAGCCCAGCCTCGGCACCCCTGCAACACCTCCTCCGGGCGTGACCTTCGAGCCGCTGTTCGACACGAGTGCGGAGGCCGAGGTGGGCGCGCCCGTGACGCTCCGCTTCCGGGCGACGCCGACGACGACCGGCGGCGCCTCCGCGGCCCCCCTCGATCCCGCCCACCTGGACGCGCTGATCTTTCGCTTTCCCTCCGGCTTCCGGTGGAGCGGCGCGCCCCAGGCCGAAGGAGACGGCGCATTCTCGGTCACCTTCACCCCCACCCATGCCGGCGAGTACCGCCTCATGGTCGGCGTGGACGCGCGCGGCGCCCCCATGGGCACACTCCCCTGGGCGAAGATCAAGGCACGCCCCAGGCGGGACGTCGCCGTCGAGGAGAGCGCATCGCGCTGA
- a CDS encoding efflux RND transporter permease subunit, whose product MLSRIVLASIRLRTVMLILFAMLLGAGVFAVRALPIDAMPDVSTVQVAVMTSASGLSAVEVERTVTIPVENALNGVPGGTELRSVSRGGLSAVTVVFSDDTDVWHARQLVLERLRMVERDLPPSASTPELGPVSSGLGEIFQFVVRSEGHSPMQLRTLLDWEIVPKLRSVPGVIEVNTMGGDLKQYQVVVDRARLKAHNMTLEEVLVGLRAANLSVGGGYVERREESFTVRGQGMLRDEGDIASVVLRAGPDGAPVLVKQVADVRVGAALRYGVITHGGEREAVTGIVMMLLGENSRDIVAAVGERVKVIQEELPPGVKIEVVYDRADFVGRTISTVLKNLAEGVLIVTVVLALFLGTLRGAIAVVLGIPGAMTIAVLGMHLFGVTGDLMSLGAIDFGFLVDGPIVMLEAVIASVAGKKLIGNARARAYGESAQAVARPVAFAVAIIMLVYMPLLFLEGIEGKMFRPMALTMACALFGALVYSVLFFPALLVTLVPPATGHGPRWIEWITERYERMIGRIVALRWALIAGSAAMFVGVTMLFANAGAEFVPRIFEGDAMVTIRRAPSISLDEARKLDFEAEKVLHTFPEITSTLGMTGRAEVAIDPVGNDNTDILTRLLPISEWTSADDFDDLSELIKNKVESEVPGTFVSVSQPIEDKTNELISGSRADVSIKVVGADLDKLSDLADRIGARMKAVEGSGDVRVERILGQPMINAVADRARMARHGVKLENAFTVIAAAREGVHVGDIYEDQRKFDLRVLNPPAEASAAALGELFVETSSGGSVPLREIVTITEGDGVSSVRRQDRERTIRVDVNLRGRDLVSWVAEAQAIVQNEFPMESGYRVEWGGQFENFERAQERLSLLVPVVVAIIFGMLLWMFQNARLAVSVFVMVPLSLIGGMLGLMFRDLPFSLSAAVGFIALGGVAVLNGVVIASEVQRRLIAGEELDHAVTHGTSSVVRAVLTTAAVAALGFLPMALASSAGAEVQRPLATVVIFGMIFGTITTLAVLPGVLRISLAGQRFDKQAPQEEEALEEGGAPVTASA is encoded by the coding sequence ATGCTGTCACGCATCGTCCTGGCTTCGATCCGTCTTCGGACGGTGATGCTGATTCTCTTCGCGATGCTGCTCGGCGCGGGCGTCTTCGCGGTGCGCGCGCTGCCCATCGACGCGATGCCCGACGTGTCGACGGTGCAGGTGGCGGTGATGACGAGCGCCTCCGGTCTCTCGGCCGTCGAGGTGGAGCGGACCGTCACCATCCCGGTCGAGAACGCGCTGAACGGCGTCCCGGGAGGGACGGAGCTGCGCAGCGTCTCCCGTGGCGGGCTCTCGGCCGTGACCGTCGTGTTCAGCGACGACACGGACGTGTGGCATGCGCGCCAGCTCGTGCTGGAGCGTCTCCGGATGGTGGAGCGCGATCTCCCGCCCTCCGCCTCGACGCCCGAGCTGGGGCCCGTTTCATCGGGTCTCGGTGAGATCTTCCAGTTCGTGGTGCGCAGCGAGGGGCACTCGCCCATGCAGCTCCGCACGCTGCTCGACTGGGAGATCGTACCCAAGCTCCGGAGCGTGCCCGGCGTCATCGAGGTCAACACGATGGGCGGGGACCTGAAGCAGTACCAGGTCGTCGTCGATCGGGCCCGGCTCAAGGCCCACAACATGACCCTCGAAGAGGTGCTGGTCGGCCTTCGCGCCGCGAACCTCAGCGTGGGTGGTGGCTACGTGGAGCGGCGCGAGGAGTCGTTCACCGTGCGCGGGCAGGGGATGCTCCGCGACGAGGGGGACATCGCGTCGGTCGTACTTCGCGCCGGGCCGGACGGTGCGCCGGTGCTGGTGAAGCAGGTGGCCGACGTGCGCGTCGGCGCCGCGCTGCGCTACGGCGTCATCACCCACGGCGGCGAGCGGGAGGCGGTGACGGGCATCGTGATGATGCTGCTCGGCGAGAACAGCCGCGACATCGTTGCCGCCGTCGGCGAGCGGGTGAAGGTGATCCAGGAGGAGCTGCCGCCCGGGGTGAAGATCGAGGTCGTGTACGACCGCGCCGACTTCGTGGGGCGCACGATCAGCACGGTGCTCAAGAACCTCGCCGAGGGGGTGCTCATCGTGACCGTGGTGCTGGCGCTGTTCCTCGGGACCTTGCGCGGCGCCATCGCGGTGGTGCTCGGGATCCCGGGGGCGATGACCATCGCGGTGCTCGGGATGCACCTGTTCGGTGTGACGGGCGATCTCATGTCGCTCGGCGCGATCGACTTCGGCTTCCTCGTGGATGGGCCCATCGTCATGCTGGAGGCGGTGATCGCCTCCGTGGCGGGCAAGAAGCTCATCGGCAACGCGCGCGCGCGGGCCTACGGCGAGTCGGCGCAGGCGGTGGCGAGGCCGGTGGCCTTCGCGGTGGCGATCATCATGCTCGTCTACATGCCGCTGCTCTTCCTCGAAGGCATCGAGGGGAAGATGTTCCGGCCGATGGCGCTCACCATGGCGTGCGCTCTCTTCGGTGCGCTCGTCTACTCGGTGCTGTTCTTCCCGGCGCTCCTCGTGACGCTGGTGCCACCGGCGACCGGGCACGGGCCGCGCTGGATCGAGTGGATCACCGAGCGGTACGAGCGGATGATCGGCCGGATCGTTGCTCTGCGCTGGGCGCTGATCGCTGGCTCTGCGGCGATGTTCGTCGGCGTCACCATGCTTTTCGCCAACGCCGGCGCGGAGTTCGTACCCCGCATCTTCGAGGGCGACGCGATGGTCACCATCCGTCGCGCCCCGAGCATCTCGCTGGACGAGGCGCGGAAGCTCGACTTCGAGGCGGAGAAGGTGCTCCACACCTTCCCCGAGATCACCAGCACGCTGGGGATGACGGGGCGCGCGGAGGTGGCCATCGATCCGGTCGGGAACGACAACACCGACATCCTCACGCGCCTCTTGCCGATCAGCGAGTGGACGAGCGCCGACGACTTCGACGACCTGTCGGAGCTGATCAAGAACAAGGTCGAGTCCGAGGTGCCCGGCACGTTCGTGTCGGTGTCGCAGCCCATCGAAGACAAGACCAACGAGCTGATCAGCGGCTCCCGCGCCGACGTGTCGATCAAGGTGGTGGGCGCGGACCTGGACAAGCTCTCGGACCTCGCGGACCGGATCGGCGCGCGGATGAAGGCGGTCGAGGGCTCCGGTGACGTGCGCGTCGAGCGCATCCTCGGCCAGCCGATGATCAATGCCGTCGCGGACCGGGCCAGGATGGCGCGCCATGGCGTGAAGCTGGAGAACGCGTTCACGGTCATCGCCGCTGCGCGCGAGGGCGTTCACGTCGGTGACATCTACGAGGATCAGCGCAAGTTCGATCTGCGCGTGCTGAACCCGCCGGCCGAGGCATCTGCCGCCGCGCTGGGGGAGCTGTTCGTGGAGACGTCGAGCGGTGGCAGCGTGCCGCTGCGCGAGATCGTCACCATCACGGAGGGAGACGGGGTGAGCTCGGTCCGGCGTCAGGACCGGGAGCGGACCATCCGTGTCGACGTGAACCTGCGCGGACGGGACCTGGTGTCGTGGGTCGCCGAAGCGCAGGCCATCGTGCAGAACGAGTTCCCGATGGAGAGCGGCTACCGCGTGGAGTGGGGCGGCCAGTTCGAGAACTTCGAGCGAGCGCAGGAGCGACTGTCGCTGCTCGTGCCGGTGGTCGTCGCGATCATCTTCGGGATGCTGCTCTGGATGTTCCAGAACGCGCGGCTCGCGGTGAGCGTGTTCGTGATGGTGCCGCTGTCGCTGATCGGTGGGATGCTCGGGCTGATGTTCCGGGATCTGCCGTTCAGCCTGTCGGCGGCCGTCGGGTTCATCGCGCTCGGCGGTGTGGCGGTGCTGAACGGCGTGGTCATCGCGAGCGAGGTGCAGCGGCGCCTCATCGCGGGCGAAGAGCTCGACCACGCCGTGACCCACGGGACCAGCTCGGTGGTGCGCGCGGTGCTGACCACCGCGGCGGTCGCGGCGCTCGGGTTCTTGCCGATGGCGCTCGCGTCGAGCGCCGGCGCGGAGGTGCAGCGTCCGCTCGCCACCGTGGTGATCTTCGGCATGATCTTCGGAACGATCACCACCCTGGCGGTGCTGCCTGGGGTGCTGCGGATCTCGCTGGCGGGCCAGCGGTTCGACAAGCAGGCCCCCCAGGAAGAGGAGGCGCTCGAAGAAGGGGGCGCCCCGGTGACGGCTTCGGCCTGA
- a CDS encoding efflux RND transporter periplasmic adaptor subunit has translation MREETQVMNEETMPPELGPQRPPSGDASAAQGAQGTRWGRWALAAGALTALVVGGVVVARSRASAETVPVVKADVPYVEGKTIVFSEAFRKRAGVELAPVRSMPLVPQLKVVGTVDFDPAHVGAVGTRIRGLVSKLHKLEGERVKQGDVLAEIESAELGEAQAAVTVVGAQREAASLNEKREEDLAAKGLSTAREYEMATATHKEQRALLHAAQQRVKALSGSAGGPFGVYMLRSPLDGTVVERHIFAGQSVESHLIAYRVADLDHLWVDLAVFESHMDAIRKDDRVEITRVGIEADPIPGRVAYVGDVVDPSTRNIEVRIAVENEKRLLRPGQAVNAIIRASGPARTMLAVPSTAITYINGSPTVFVSDGQDRVVPTPVEVGFSDGQHHGITSGLSEGQEVVSSGVFALKSEFYR, from the coding sequence ATGAGGGAAGAGACGCAGGTGATGAACGAAGAGACGATGCCTCCAGAGCTGGGGCCGCAGAGGCCACCCTCCGGGGACGCGTCCGCTGCACAAGGGGCGCAGGGGACGCGCTGGGGTCGCTGGGCGCTCGCCGCAGGGGCGCTGACGGCGCTGGTGGTCGGGGGCGTCGTCGTGGCGCGGAGCCGCGCGAGCGCCGAGACGGTGCCCGTGGTCAAGGCGGACGTGCCCTACGTCGAGGGCAAGACGATCGTGTTCTCGGAGGCGTTCCGGAAGCGGGCTGGCGTGGAGCTGGCTCCGGTGCGCTCGATGCCGCTGGTGCCCCAGCTCAAGGTGGTGGGCACCGTGGATTTCGATCCCGCGCACGTGGGCGCGGTGGGGACCCGCATCCGGGGTCTGGTGAGCAAGCTCCACAAGCTCGAAGGCGAGCGCGTGAAGCAGGGCGACGTGCTCGCCGAGATCGAGAGCGCGGAGCTGGGCGAGGCGCAGGCGGCGGTCACGGTGGTGGGCGCGCAGCGCGAGGCGGCCTCGCTGAACGAGAAGCGCGAAGAAGACCTGGCGGCGAAGGGGCTCTCGACGGCGCGCGAGTACGAGATGGCGACGGCCACGCACAAGGAGCAGCGGGCGCTGCTCCACGCGGCGCAGCAGCGCGTGAAGGCGCTCAGCGGATCCGCGGGTGGACCCTTCGGTGTGTACATGCTCCGATCGCCGCTCGACGGCACCGTGGTCGAGCGGCACATCTTCGCGGGGCAGTCGGTGGAGAGCCACCTCATCGCGTACCGGGTCGCGGACCTGGATCACCTGTGGGTGGATCTGGCGGTGTTCGAGAGCCACATGGACGCGATCCGCAAGGACGATCGGGTGGAGATCACGCGCGTGGGCATCGAGGCCGACCCCATCCCGGGCCGCGTGGCCTACGTGGGTGACGTGGTCGATCCGTCGACGCGTAACATCGAGGTGCGCATCGCGGTCGAGAACGAGAAGCGGCTGCTCAGGCCGGGGCAGGCGGTGAACGCGATCATCCGGGCCTCGGGACCGGCGCGGACGATGCTCGCGGTGCCCTCGACGGCCATCACCTACATCAATGGCAGTCCGACGGTCTTCGTGTCCGACGGCCAGGATCGGGTGGTGCCGACCCCGGTGGAGGTGGGCTTCAGCGATGGCCAGCACCACGGGATCACCTCGGGCCTCTCGGAGGGGCAAGAGGTGGTGTCGAGCGGGGTCTTCGCCCTCAAGAGCGAGTTCTACCGGTAA
- a CDS encoding TolC family protein, translated as MAFVAPALMLAVLPIAEASAETRAGAAAAAKGPRTDAAAAPADVGATERFPTLERAMELSREWSPSVVTARAGVGVAQSAYAGARLTPVDNPYLEVFVDRGTNGATKDVMVQGNLWVPLEVSGQRGRRIDEADALVAWRETDLEAVRMTAEGEAVRAYGAALVAAARVLTFESIVKDAREEAGVYTSRLDAGDATLQDEKLAQVELARVTVLLAEARADQRRALSDLARVTGRMFEPPGGTAVTPPPADGMTRGEVARAAAESPHVDSSRREAAYYARARERAQIESHVPLNLIVTAGRGDLGEARFGGGLAWTFPVLRRNQSETARADAERTRALAETQVKQRVLASTLLNLEKERAEVRQAREVIETAGEPAAQASVEAALAMKAAGKGEMLRVLTARRDMALLRMRRLELIQREWSIVADIVALTGDLP; from the coding sequence GTGGCGTTCGTGGCGCCAGCGTTGATGCTGGCTGTGCTGCCCATCGCGGAGGCGAGCGCGGAGACCCGCGCTGGAGCCGCGGCGGCGGCGAAGGGGCCGCGCACGGATGCGGCCGCAGCGCCGGCCGATGTGGGCGCGACCGAGCGCTTTCCCACGCTCGAGAGGGCGATGGAGCTTTCGCGCGAGTGGTCGCCGAGCGTGGTGACGGCGCGCGCTGGCGTGGGCGTTGCGCAGTCCGCGTATGCAGGTGCGCGGCTCACGCCCGTCGACAATCCGTACCTGGAGGTCTTCGTCGATCGGGGCACCAACGGTGCGACGAAGGACGTCATGGTCCAGGGCAACCTGTGGGTGCCGCTGGAGGTGTCGGGGCAGCGCGGCCGCAGGATCGACGAGGCAGACGCGCTGGTCGCCTGGCGGGAGACGGATCTCGAGGCGGTGCGCATGACCGCGGAGGGAGAAGCCGTTCGCGCGTACGGCGCTGCGCTGGTGGCGGCGGCGCGTGTGCTCACCTTCGAGAGCATCGTGAAGGATGCCCGGGAAGAGGCGGGTGTGTACACCTCGCGTCTCGACGCGGGCGACGCGACGCTGCAGGACGAGAAGCTCGCGCAGGTGGAGCTGGCGCGGGTGACGGTGCTGCTCGCGGAGGCGCGGGCCGATCAGCGACGGGCCCTGTCGGATCTGGCGCGGGTGACGGGGCGGATGTTCGAGCCTCCGGGAGGGACGGCGGTCACGCCGCCGCCAGCCGATGGCATGACCCGGGGCGAGGTGGCGCGCGCCGCAGCAGAGTCGCCCCACGTGGACTCGTCGCGGCGCGAGGCCGCTTACTATGCGCGGGCGCGAGAGCGCGCGCAGATCGAGTCGCACGTGCCGCTGAACCTCATCGTCACCGCCGGGCGCGGGGATCTGGGGGAGGCGCGGTTCGGCGGTGGCCTGGCGTGGACGTTCCCGGTGCTGCGGCGCAACCAGAGCGAGACGGCGCGCGCCGACGCCGAGCGGACCAGGGCGCTCGCCGAGACGCAGGTGAAGCAGCGGGTGCTGGCCTCGACGCTCCTCAACCTGGAGAAGGAGCGGGCGGAGGTGCGGCAAGCGCGTGAGGTGATCGAGACGGCTGGGGAGCCGGCCGCGCAGGCCTCGGTGGAGGCAGCGCTGGCGATGAAAGCGGCCGGCAAGGGGGAGATGTTGCGGGTCCTGACGGCGCGCCGAGACATGGCGTTGCTCCGCATGAGACGGCTCGAGCTGATCCAGCGCGAGTGGTCGATCGTTGCCGACATCGTGGCCCTGACCGGAGATCTGCCATGA
- a CDS encoding fascin domain-containing protein: protein MLRTFSLFAGMSLLAVVSSTGCIADADDTDTTDNADEHDEGIATSESAVISARPFGCIGAQIALRASSGHYVAAEGGGGGAVNANRVQIREWEMFTVHDLGSRKVALQTWNGHYVVAEGGGGREVKADRRVRSVWETFVLERHPNGSDWALKAANGQYVVAEGGGGGTVNANRSAARAWEAFTAVCL, encoded by the coding sequence ATGCTGCGCACATTCAGCCTGTTTGCAGGGATGAGTTTGCTGGCGGTCGTCTCGTCGACCGGATGCATCGCCGACGCGGACGACACAGACACCACGGACAACGCCGACGAACACGACGAAGGCATTGCCACGAGTGAGTCAGCCGTGATCTCGGCGAGACCTTTCGGCTGCATCGGCGCACAGATCGCGCTGCGTGCGAGCAGCGGTCATTACGTGGCCGCGGAAGGGGGTGGTGGAGGCGCGGTGAACGCGAATCGCGTACAGATAAGAGAATGGGAGATGTTCACCGTGCACGACCTCGGCAGCAGAAAGGTCGCCCTTCAGACCTGGAATGGTCATTACGTCGTCGCAGAGGGCGGCGGAGGGCGTGAAGTGAAAGCCGATCGACGGGTGCGGAGTGTCTGGGAGACCTTTGTCCTCGAGCGCCACCCGAACGGGTCAGACTGGGCATTGAAGGCAGCGAACGGCCAGTACGTCGTCGCAGAGGGTGGCGGAGGGGGCACGGTGAACGCGAATCGATCGGCTGCAAGAGCGTGGGAGGCGTTCACGGCGGTCTGCCTCTGA
- a CDS encoding MBL fold metallo-hydrolase: MTGTTRDGDTAQDWGRLHVMNTCCGAGTCRNFAPELLGEVAPAHWKAMDGAVLNGGPAVLPGTYEEGAFTGVIRQPRSQAELEAARTAVAACPFGALRLKPPAARVRPGSLGAPWRTWPRPIEDNVWVLGSPSRDNAGAMAYFIERPDGNVLVDLPKPNDALFRWLDEHGGVRWIFLTHRDHAEHHAEYAARFPGSRRILGASDVNLRGNEYRAATSDVEIQLGDQLSPVTLEGVPIPEASLPDAELAVIPQPGHTPGSLCLIYRGRFLFSGDHLAYSRRLGQLMAFRLQCWENWDRQTRSVRRLVALAEAGHLGFAWVLPGHGEWQRLDGDGGPRATAEHLRRVLFWMERQASGHVSLSRYILFVQSRMYPRSKLARAMHLLGGKGHGSEAWLLPHATRPYLPDHEPSRVKTALLRATAITTTALGAAVGLAFLATRAVRAAR, translated from the coding sequence ATGACGGGTACGACGAGAGACGGTGACACCGCGCAGGACTGGGGGCGCCTGCACGTCATGAACACGTGCTGCGGCGCTGGCACCTGTCGCAACTTCGCGCCCGAGCTGCTGGGTGAGGTGGCCCCAGCCCACTGGAAAGCGATGGATGGTGCCGTGCTCAACGGCGGCCCCGCCGTGCTCCCGGGGACCTACGAAGAAGGCGCCTTCACCGGCGTCATCCGCCAGCCTAGAAGCCAGGCCGAACTCGAAGCCGCCCGCACGGCCGTCGCGGCGTGTCCCTTCGGCGCCTTGCGCCTCAAACCCCCTGCCGCACGCGTGCGCCCGGGCTCTCTCGGCGCCCCGTGGCGCACCTGGCCGCGGCCCATCGAGGACAACGTCTGGGTCCTCGGCAGCCCCTCCCGCGACAACGCCGGCGCGATGGCGTACTTCATCGAGCGCCCGGACGGGAACGTGCTCGTCGACCTGCCCAAGCCGAACGACGCGCTCTTCCGCTGGCTCGACGAACACGGCGGCGTCCGCTGGATCTTCCTCACTCATCGCGACCACGCCGAGCACCACGCCGAGTACGCCGCGCGCTTCCCGGGCAGCCGCCGCATCCTCGGCGCCTCCGACGTGAACCTGCGCGGCAACGAGTACCGCGCCGCCACCAGCGACGTGGAGATCCAGCTCGGTGACCAGCTCAGCCCCGTCACCCTCGAAGGCGTTCCCATCCCGGAGGCCTCGCTCCCCGACGCGGAGCTCGCCGTCATCCCCCAGCCCGGACACACCCCCGGATCCCTCTGCCTGATCTACCGCGGCCGCTTCCTGTTCAGCGGCGATCACCTCGCCTACTCCCGCCGCCTCGGCCAGCTCATGGCCTTCCGCCTCCAGTGCTGGGAGAACTGGGACCGCCAGACCCGCTCCGTCCGACGCCTCGTCGCGCTGGCCGAGGCTGGCCACCTCGGCTTCGCGTGGGTGCTGCCCGGTCACGGCGAGTGGCAGCGCCTCGACGGCGACGGCGGCCCGCGCGCGACCGCCGAGCACCTCCGCCGCGTGCTGTTCTGGATGGAGCGCCAGGCTTCGGGGCACGTCTCCTTGAGCCGTTACATTCTGTTCGTCCAGAGCCGGATGTACCCCCGCAGCAAGCTCGCCCGCGCGATGCACCTCCTGGGAGGCAAAGGCCACGGAAGCGAAGCCTGGCTCCTGCCCCACGCGACGCGCCCCTATCTGCCCGACCACGAGCCCAGCCGCGTGAAGACCGCCTTGCTCCGCGCCACCGCGATCACCACCACCGCGCTCGGCGCTGCCGTCGGTCTCGCCTTCCTCGCCACCCGCGCCGTACGAGCCGCCCGCTAG
- a CDS encoding serine/threonine-protein kinase yields MSPPLDLGDTIAGVYRLERVLGRGGMGIVYAATHLPTQVVRAVKVMLPEAARHPRAVKSFLSESWTACALQGEHVVRVLDVGEHRGLPFMAMELLEGRDLGAVLAERKALPAPEAAHYALQICEALTEAHVHGVVHRDIKPENVFLAHRPDGTTLIKVLDFGLAKVEAIAFPAGSATPRASLIGSPCFMSPEQILGDEIDGRSDLWSLGVLLYRMVTSQLPFRSVGRVGIASLLAAILKADPMPPAELLPSIPAGLAAIILRCLDKNRDARYGSAPELAMALAPFAPPEAAPTLARLKRAARSDLAPPVHVPRLPIPPVGLRRSSIPPAGLVSPSIPPAAATRISAPPPSKPGFNPTLWSTVPPPSRPGFNPTLWSTVPPPSRPAFNDPLWSTVPPPSVPLPPPRHGGARHAMAFMASASLLAAASSLGVDVPRTALPPSPATAEAGIAAQVRALLAALRAPERPIER; encoded by the coding sequence GTGAGCCCCCCGCTCGATCTCGGAGACACCATCGCCGGCGTGTACCGGCTGGAGCGCGTGCTCGGCCGCGGCGGCATGGGCATCGTCTACGCCGCGACCCACCTGCCCACGCAGGTCGTGCGCGCCGTGAAGGTCATGCTGCCCGAAGCCGCCCGGCATCCGCGCGCCGTGAAGAGCTTCCTCAGCGAGTCGTGGACGGCCTGCGCCCTCCAGGGCGAGCACGTCGTTCGCGTCCTCGACGTCGGCGAGCACCGCGGCTTGCCCTTCATGGCGATGGAGCTGCTCGAAGGCCGCGACCTCGGCGCCGTCCTCGCCGAGCGCAAGGCGCTCCCAGCCCCCGAGGCTGCGCACTACGCCCTCCAGATCTGCGAGGCCCTCACCGAGGCCCACGTGCATGGCGTCGTGCACCGCGACATCAAGCCCGAGAACGTCTTCCTCGCGCACCGCCCCGACGGTACCACCCTGATCAAGGTGCTCGACTTCGGTCTCGCCAAGGTCGAAGCGATCGCCTTCCCGGCCGGCTCGGCCACACCGCGCGCGTCCCTCATCGGCTCCCCTTGCTTCATGTCGCCCGAGCAGATCCTCGGCGACGAGATCGACGGGCGCAGCGACCTCTGGTCCCTCGGCGTTCTGCTGTACCGCATGGTGACCAGCCAGCTCCCGTTCCGATCCGTCGGCCGGGTGGGCATCGCCTCCCTCCTCGCTGCCATCCTCAAGGCCGACCCCATGCCCCCCGCAGAACTCTTGCCGAGCATCCCCGCAGGCCTCGCCGCGATCATCCTGCGCTGCCTCGACAAGAACCGCGACGCTCGTTACGGCAGCGCCCCCGAGCTCGCCATGGCCCTCGCGCCCTTCGCCCCACCGGAAGCTGCGCCCACGTTGGCTCGCCTCAAGCGGGCCGCCCGCAGTGACCTCGCGCCTCCCGTCCACGTGCCTCGCCTCCCCATTCCGCCGGTGGGTCTCCGGCGCTCCTCGATCCCTCCGGCGGGCCTGGTGAGCCCCTCCATCCCGCCGGCTGCGGCGACCCGCATCTCGGCGCCTCCGCCCTCGAAGCCAGGCTTCAACCCGACGCTGTGGAGCACCGTGCCTCCCCCATCGAGGCCAGGGTTCAACCCGACGCTGTGGAGCACCGTGCCTCCCCCGTCGAGGCCAGCCTTCAACGATCCGCTCTGGAGCACCGTGCCTCCGCCTTCGGTCCCGCTGCCGCCGCCGCGCCATGGCGGCGCCCGGCATGCCATGGCCTTCATGGCCAGCGCCAGCCTCCTGGCTGCTGCCAGCTCTCTCGGCGTGGACGTTCCTCGTACGGCCCTTCCCCCCTCACCCGCCACCGCCGAAGCCGGGATCGCCGCGCAGGTCCGCGCCTTGCTCGCCGCCTTGCGCGCCCCCGAGCGTCCCATCGAGCGCTGA